In one Paraburkholderia azotifigens genomic region, the following are encoded:
- a CDS encoding cellulose synthase subunit BcsC-related outer membrane protein, with protein sequence MSIRQRALVIGVALTLGAGAAASAFAQAQPNDPMSVLIDQGKYWQSHKRGDLAEQAWLKVLRIDPKQPDALYGMGIVMSDRKDGAGAQQYLARLRQAAPNYPNIDELARRLGQSSPTDQAVNDARRLAQSGQQASAAQAYRQALGPTPNNPQLALEYYQALGSSPQGWEEARRGLEQLAREHRDDPHFALAWAQHLTYREANRREGIEQLARLSKDSVVGAQAKAAWRQALLWLGVRASDAPLFQAYLTVAPDDAAVKARADSIAEQDRRASERAQQNAGADARGRTVAEGFAALDRGDLVTAKARFSSVLSSAPNDGDALGGMGVALLKQEQFAQAREYLLRASQQGGAARWREALNSATYWMYTSEGLGEQSNGNLTQAKASFEKAIAVSPGDVTAQTALGDLLMQSGDPRGAEAAFRMALRRQADNPDAIRGLVGALAAQGRGDEALSFANQLTDEQRKKVGGADRLRGEAQAAQARAAEARGDLGNARSLFEDALLSNPDDPWLRLDLARIYAKQGAYANAKSIMDGLIALHPDMPDAYYASALLAADMQDWRYGLSQLEHIPANKRTDQMAMLQHRLWVHQQCDEAVALAKSGRVAQARGVLQNAEPVAGTNAELIGAIASAYVNTGDTARALMMVRSAVARAPNDAGLLLTDAGILLNAGQDAELGEVMRRLASMQLAGQQRSDFEKINVAIVVRRTDALRQANDLASAFDVLSPWLAARPNDPDILAALARLYTANNDNANALATYRLALAQNPTDPGLLLNAAGAATQIRKFDFAESTLKQALRIAPNNADGLAAMGRMYRAQGRNSLAAQYFQRALIAQNAPLARPGAQTAGANGQPVPSGWDVPLRSRGPIPLPGTNPFANRTSADASNSVSFPAQNAQPYPMPAMPAYTPPTQPATAPYAPYVAPQPPMQPAMQINSLGVLAPQAASGQRETASDADGYGPDQYGSSQSGGGLAPGQAYPAQGDAQSYRPQYPQPYPQQAPAQPYQQPAYAQRDDAYVSTPWPMSPQAQAAAQAQATQQQMNVQPSSRKRTSKNAKTTTNNAAAYPQQQGGYAQGAYPYPYPQQQAYPQQYPQPQRAYAQQAYPQQGYQPQPYQQQPYQQQPYQQQPYQQQPYQQQPYPQQPYPQNYTNQGYGLVPYVPQPPAPYPTRNAQLQDEQSRQYPQPAQQQPLTVEEELAQINREQSSTVSGGIQFRNRDGENGLSNLTDIEAPLQGRIRAGDGHVSVEVTPVTLDAGTASNSSNTIARFGSAQTDQTSNPYGSQTATGVGVGVGYEYRGLKTDVGATPFGFREQNLVGGVQYKGGLTDKVSYRLTAGRRAVTDSLLSYAGARDQLANLEWGGVTSNGLRADVGWDDGTNGLYANAAWDYYDGHHVASNNSVKGGGGVYTRLYKDADQTFTVGVNTTLMHYNRNLSYFTYGQGGYFSPQQYAILNLPIEWTGRNGPFTYDLKASIGVQHYRQDDSPYFPLDPSLQSSAASRFASAKQPVPDTNAVYPGQSKTGVSYSIDAVGEYQLAPQLAVGAAASFGNAYEYREFVAAVYVRYAFTKQTGLAIFPPTSLRSQYLPVNE encoded by the coding sequence ATGTCAATCCGCCAACGCGCGCTCGTAATCGGCGTCGCGCTCACGCTCGGCGCGGGCGCGGCGGCGTCGGCATTCGCGCAGGCGCAGCCGAACGATCCCATGAGCGTCCTGATCGATCAGGGCAAGTACTGGCAGTCTCACAAGCGTGGCGATCTCGCCGAGCAGGCGTGGCTGAAGGTGCTGCGCATCGATCCGAAGCAGCCCGACGCGCTGTACGGGATGGGCATCGTGATGTCCGACCGCAAGGACGGCGCGGGTGCGCAGCAATACCTCGCGCGGCTGCGCCAGGCCGCGCCGAACTATCCGAACATCGATGAACTCGCGCGCCGTCTCGGCCAGTCGAGTCCGACCGATCAGGCCGTCAACGACGCGCGGCGGCTCGCGCAGTCGGGTCAGCAGGCGTCGGCGGCACAGGCTTACCGGCAGGCGCTCGGTCCGACGCCGAACAATCCGCAACTCGCGCTCGAGTATTACCAGGCGCTCGGTTCGTCGCCGCAGGGCTGGGAAGAGGCACGCCGCGGGCTCGAACAGCTCGCGCGCGAGCATCGCGACGATCCGCACTTCGCGCTCGCCTGGGCGCAGCATCTGACCTATCGCGAAGCAAACCGGCGCGAGGGCATCGAGCAGCTGGCGCGGCTGTCGAAGGATTCCGTCGTCGGCGCGCAGGCAAAAGCGGCGTGGCGTCAGGCGCTGCTGTGGCTCGGCGTGCGCGCATCGGATGCGCCGCTGTTTCAGGCCTATCTGACCGTCGCGCCCGACGATGCCGCTGTCAAGGCGCGCGCCGATTCGATCGCGGAACAGGACCGCCGCGCCAGCGAGCGCGCGCAGCAGAACGCGGGTGCCGACGCGCGCGGACGCACCGTCGCGGAAGGCTTTGCGGCGCTCGATCGCGGCGATCTCGTGACGGCGAAAGCGCGCTTCTCGTCGGTGCTCTCCAGTGCGCCGAACGACGGCGATGCGCTCGGCGGCATGGGCGTCGCGCTGCTCAAGCAGGAGCAGTTCGCGCAGGCGCGCGAGTATCTGCTGCGCGCGTCGCAGCAGGGCGGCGCGGCGCGCTGGCGCGAGGCGCTCAACAGCGCGACCTACTGGATGTACACGAGCGAAGGCCTCGGCGAGCAGAGCAACGGCAATCTGACGCAGGCGAAGGCATCGTTCGAAAAAGCGATCGCTGTCAGTCCCGGCGACGTGACGGCGCAAACCGCGCTCGGCGATCTGCTGATGCAAAGCGGCGACCCGCGAGGAGCGGAAGCGGCGTTCCGCATGGCGCTGCGCCGTCAGGCCGACAATCCCGATGCGATCCGCGGGCTGGTTGGCGCGCTCGCCGCGCAAGGGCGCGGCGACGAGGCGCTCAGCTTCGCGAACCAGTTGACGGACGAGCAGCGCAAGAAAGTGGGCGGCGCGGATCGTCTGCGCGGCGAGGCACAGGCGGCGCAGGCGCGCGCGGCCGAAGCGCGCGGCGATCTCGGCAATGCGCGCAGCCTGTTCGAAGACGCGTTGCTGAGCAATCCCGACGATCCGTGGCTGCGCCTCGACCTTGCGCGCATCTACGCGAAGCAGGGTGCGTATGCGAATGCGAAGAGCATCATGGATGGTCTGATCGCGCTGCATCCGGACATGCCCGACGCGTACTACGCGAGCGCCTTGCTTGCCGCGGACATGCAGGACTGGCGCTACGGCCTGTCGCAACTCGAGCATATTCCCGCTAATAAGCGCACCGACCAGATGGCGATGCTGCAGCACCGGCTGTGGGTGCATCAGCAATGCGACGAGGCCGTGGCGCTCGCGAAGAGCGGGCGCGTCGCGCAGGCACGGGGCGTGCTGCAGAACGCGGAACCGGTCGCGGGCACGAATGCGGAACTGATCGGCGCGATTGCGTCGGCGTATGTGAATACGGGCGACACGGCGCGGGCGTTGATGATGGTGCGCAGCGCCGTCGCGCGCGCGCCGAACGACGCGGGGCTGCTGCTCACCGATGCTGGCATTCTGCTGAACGCAGGGCAGGACGCCGAACTGGGCGAAGTGATGCGGCGGCTTGCGTCGATGCAACTGGCGGGCCAGCAGCGCAGCGACTTCGAGAAGATCAATGTAGCGATCGTCGTGCGCCGTACGGACGCGCTGCGTCAGGCAAACGATCTGGCAAGCGCCTTCGACGTGCTGTCGCCGTGGCTTGCCGCGCGGCCAAACGATCCCGACATTCTCGCGGCGCTCGCGCGTCTGTACACCGCGAACAACGACAACGCGAACGCGCTGGCAACGTATCGCCTCGCGCTTGCGCAGAATCCGACTGATCCTGGCCTGCTGCTGAACGCGGCAGGCGCGGCGACGCAGATCCGCAAGTTCGATTTCGCCGAGTCGACGCTGAAGCAGGCGTTGCGCATCGCGCCGAACAATGCCGACGGACTCGCCGCGATGGGCCGCATGTATCGTGCGCAGGGGCGCAACAGTCTGGCCGCGCAGTACTTTCAGCGGGCGCTGATTGCGCAGAACGCGCCGCTCGCGCGTCCCGGCGCGCAGACGGCGGGCGCGAACGGACAGCCCGTGCCGAGCGGCTGGGACGTACCGCTGCGTTCGAGAGGTCCGATTCCGCTGCCGGGCACGAACCCGTTTGCTAACCGGACGTCGGCGGATGCTTCGAACAGTGTGTCTTTCCCGGCGCAGAACGCCCAACCGTATCCGATGCCAGCCATGCCTGCCTATACTCCGCCGACGCAGCCGGCAACCGCGCCTTATGCGCCTTACGTCGCGCCGCAGCCGCCAATGCAACCGGCCATGCAGATCAATTCGCTCGGCGTGCTCGCGCCGCAAGCGGCATCGGGTCAACGCGAGACGGCATCCGATGCGGACGGCTACGGCCCCGATCAATATGGGTCTTCGCAGTCGGGCGGCGGGCTTGCCCCAGGGCAGGCGTATCCGGCGCAGGGTGATGCGCAGTCTTATCGGCCCCAGTATCCACAGCCATATCCGCAGCAGGCGCCCGCGCAGCCGTATCAGCAACCGGCGTACGCACAACGGGACGATGCCTACGTGAGCACGCCCTGGCCGATGTCGCCGCAGGCGCAGGCCGCCGCACAGGCGCAGGCGACGCAGCAGCAGATGAACGTGCAGCCGTCATCGAGGAAGCGCACGTCGAAGAACGCGAAGACGACGACTAACAACGCGGCCGCGTATCCGCAGCAGCAAGGCGGTTATGCGCAGGGTGCTTATCCTTATCCTTATCCGCAGCAGCAGGCTTATCCGCAACAGTATCCGCAGCCGCAGCGCGCATATGCGCAGCAGGCATATCCGCAGCAGGGTTATCAGCCGCAGCCGTATCAGCAACAGCCGTATCAGCAACAGCCGTATCAGCAACAGCCGTATCAGCAACAGCCGTATCAGCAACAGCCGTATCCCCAACAGCCGTATCCGCAGAACTACACGAACCAGGGCTACGGCCTCGTACCGTACGTTCCGCAGCCGCCCGCGCCGTATCCGACGCGCAACGCGCAACTGCAGGACGAACAGAGCCGGCAATATCCGCAGCCGGCGCAGCAGCAGCCTTTGACCGTCGAAGAAGAACTCGCGCAGATCAACCGCGAGCAGTCGAGCACGGTGAGCGGCGGCATCCAGTTTCGTAACCGCGACGGCGAGAACGGACTGTCGAATCTGACCGACATCGAAGCGCCGCTGCAAGGCCGCATTCGTGCGGGCGATGGCCACGTGAGCGTCGAGGTCACGCCCGTCACGCTCGATGCGGGTACGGCGAGCAACAGTTCGAACACGATCGCCCGCTTTGGCTCGGCGCAAACCGACCAGACGAGCAACCCATACGGCTCGCAGACGGCGACGGGTGTCGGCGTGGGCGTCGGTTATGAATATCGAGGCCTGAAAACGGATGTTGGCGCGACGCCGTTCGGCTTTCGCGAGCAGAATCTCGTCGGCGGCGTGCAGTACAAGGGCGGGTTGACCGACAAGGTGTCCTACAGGCTGACGGCGGGGCGCCGGGCCGTGACGGACAGCCTGCTGTCCTATGCAGGCGCGCGGGACCAGCTGGCGAACCTCGAATGGGGCGGCGTGACGTCGAACGGCTTGCGCGCCGATGTCGGCTGGGACGACGGCACCAACGGCCTGTACGCGAATGCGGCGTGGGACTACTACGACGGCCATCACGTCGCGTCGAACAACTCGGTCAAGGGCGGCGGCGGCGTGTACACGCGGCTGTACAAGGACGCCGACCAGACCTTCACGGTCGGCGTGAACACGACGCTGATGCACTACAACAGGAACCTCTCGTACTTTACGTACGGGCAGGGCGGCTACTTCAGTCCGCAGCAGTACGCGATCCTGAATCTGCCGATCGAATGGACGGGGCGCAATGGTCCGTTCACCTACGACCTGAAGGCATCGATTGGCGTGCAGCATTACCGGCAGGACGATTCGCCTTATTTCCCACTCGATCCGAGCTTGCAGAGCAGCGCCGCCTCGCGCTTCGCCAGCGCCAAACAGCCCGTGCCCGACACCAATGCTGTCTATCCCGGCCAGAGCAAGACGGGCGTGTCCTATTCGATCGATGCCGTCGGCGAATATCAACTGGCGCCACAACTGGCCGTGGGCGCCGCGGCGTCGTTCGGCAACGCGTACGAATACCGCGAGTTCGTCGCGGCGGTGTATGTGCGTTACGCGTTCACGAAGCAGACGGGTCTCGCGATTTTCCCGCCTACGTCGCTGCGTTCGCAGTATCTGCCCGTGAACGAGTAG
- the bcsZ gene encoding cellulose synthase complex periplasmic endoglucanase BcsZ, with product MRAALSLRSLRVPLAAALACAGFVVGMTERAQAATCDDWPAYRAFVSRFVQQDGRVVDFSTPTQQTTSEGQSYGMFFALVANDRATFERLLRWTRSNLSAGRFDGDDVKLPSWQWGRKPDGSYGVIDPNSAGDSDVWIAYDLFEAGRLWHEPAYTKLAYALVTQIEKQEVADLPGLGPMLLPGPQGFRNGPTTRLNPSYLPLPLIRALAAQSPNGPWSRVADNAYKLVKTTAPLGFAPDWAAYRDGQFVVDPQKGDVGSYDAIRVYLWAGLTAPADPLAKPWLAALHGMRDRIAQTGVPPEKVATTTGNATGEGPIGFWGALLPYFRASGDTRAAGLAQTHLASLATPAPGAAPSTQNQPVYYDEVLMLFGTGSADGRYRFDENGRLVPRWENTCQSANARS from the coding sequence ATGCGGGCGGCGCTTTCTCTTCGTTCATTGCGCGTGCCGCTCGCGGCGGCGCTGGCGTGCGCGGGTTTCGTCGTGGGCATGACGGAGCGTGCGCAGGCCGCGACCTGCGACGACTGGCCCGCGTATCGTGCGTTCGTTTCGCGCTTCGTGCAGCAGGACGGACGCGTCGTCGATTTCTCGACGCCCACGCAGCAGACCACGTCCGAAGGCCAGTCGTACGGCATGTTCTTCGCGCTCGTCGCCAACGACCGCGCGACCTTCGAGCGCCTGTTGCGCTGGACGCGCTCGAACCTGTCGGCGGGGCGTTTCGATGGCGACGACGTGAAGCTGCCGTCGTGGCAATGGGGCAGGAAGCCGGACGGCTCGTATGGCGTGATCGACCCGAATTCGGCCGGCGATTCCGATGTGTGGATCGCCTATGACCTGTTCGAAGCAGGGCGTCTGTGGCATGAGCCCGCCTACACGAAGCTCGCGTATGCGCTCGTCACGCAGATCGAGAAGCAGGAAGTCGCCGATCTGCCTGGCCTCGGTCCGATGCTGCTGCCCGGTCCGCAAGGATTCCGCAACGGCCCTACGACGCGACTGAATCCGAGCTATCTGCCGTTGCCGCTGATCCGCGCGCTCGCCGCGCAGTCGCCGAACGGGCCGTGGTCGCGCGTCGCGGACAATGCGTACAAGCTCGTTAAGACGACCGCGCCGCTCGGCTTCGCGCCGGACTGGGCCGCGTATCGCGACGGCCAGTTCGTGGTCGATCCGCAAAAGGGCGATGTCGGCAGCTACGACGCGATTCGCGTCTATCTGTGGGCGGGCCTCACGGCACCCGCCGATCCCCTTGCGAAGCCCTGGCTCGCCGCGCTGCACGGCATGCGCGACCGGATCGCGCAGACAGGCGTGCCGCCCGAGAAAGTGGCGACCACCACGGGCAATGCGACGGGCGAAGGTCCGATCGGCTTCTGGGGCGCGCTGCTGCCGTACTTCCGCGCGTCCGGCGACACGCGCGCGGCAGGCCTCGCGCAAACGCATCTGGCTTCGCTCGCGACGCCCGCGCCAGGCGCCGCGCCATCCACTCAAAACCAGCCTGTCTATTACGACGAGGTGTTGATGCTCTTCGGTACAGGGTCCGCAGACGGCCGCTACCGCTTCGATGAAAACGGCCGTCTCGTGCCGCGTTGGGAGAACACATGTCAATCCGCCAACGCGCGCTCGTAA
- the bcsB gene encoding cellulose biosynthesis cyclic di-GMP-binding regulatory protein BcsB — translation MGILRNDAAVIAAVRAGLRSGVGLGVRSGVRFGVRFGVRFGVHTLARAARRLPLRASVAALLFAATLPVVHAASDAAPAASPGAIPATKAQLAAAPGTTRANQPLVAQSTPPASADNGLPPLPSAKPVDPRAAQQPSFAEPAPQTFAVVRSGRDTMPTTADNGTAVSGGRRQTFTFAQLGALDPLQLHGVDGQNGVPFSVRADEVVTGANLHLIYSYSPSLLSNLSHLKVLVNGEVAATLPLPREQAGTLLARDIPLDPRLVTEFNHLNVQLIGHYTQGCEDPASSALWATVSNASTLDLTFASLATKPDLGALPLPFFDRRDIRRLELPFVFAAKPSSQSLEAAGAVASWFGSLAGYRGALFPAQLDNAPLSGNAVVFATNDERPAGVALPTINGPMLAIVDREAPARGKLLLVMGRDARELKTAANALSLGEAALSGTVQTITHVDAPRARQPYDAPGWLPTDRAVRFGELTVPKDLSVRGYNPDVVRVDLRIAPDLFTWRTKGVPVDLRYRYTVRPAPDRSTLNISVNNNFVQALRIPAESSSMLDLGRYLNGMLPDHTAPASKEIYIPPHLLASQAQLRFHFYYDMPKTGECQGQVLDNVRGEIDPDSTIDLSSFPHYMALPDLAAFANSGWPFTKLADLSQTAVILPVNANPSDYSLYLTVMGRMGASTAYPVTGVTVATAADVQRLTGKDLLVIGAPGQQPLLATWEKDMPFAAEDDARRMQFSKVSFRIANWWHGNRGGVRTAGRADLSLVNASGDAIITGFQSPVEKGRSVVALISAPGQSETDLTNAMLDPDLVQGIQGGLTVVRGRTLEVVSNGDVYYVGHLSPIEYMRWALSVHPLLLMFGGLLAALIIAAVFYRLLRAVAAFRLKN, via the coding sequence ATGGGGATCTTGCGAAACGACGCCGCTGTGATAGCGGCGGTGAGGGCTGGTTTGCGTTCGGGTGTGGGCCTGGGTGTGCGCTCGGGTGTGCGCTTTGGAGTGCGCTTTGGGGTGCGCTTTGGGGTGCATACACTGGCGCGCGCCGCACGCCGGCTGCCGTTGCGCGCGAGCGTGGCCGCGCTGCTGTTCGCGGCTACGCTGCCCGTCGTGCACGCTGCGTCCGATGCCGCGCCGGCCGCATCGCCCGGCGCGATTCCCGCGACGAAGGCGCAGCTTGCCGCAGCGCCCGGCACGACGCGGGCGAACCAGCCGCTCGTCGCCCAATCCACGCCGCCCGCCTCCGCCGATAACGGCTTGCCGCCGCTGCCGTCCGCGAAGCCCGTCGATCCGCGCGCCGCGCAGCAGCCGTCGTTCGCCGAGCCGGCGCCGCAGACGTTCGCCGTGGTGCGCAGCGGCCGCGACACGATGCCGACCACGGCCGACAACGGCACGGCCGTCTCCGGCGGACGCCGTCAAACCTTCACGTTCGCGCAACTCGGTGCGCTCGATCCGCTGCAACTGCATGGCGTCGACGGACAGAACGGCGTGCCGTTTTCGGTGCGCGCCGACGAAGTCGTGACGGGCGCGAACCTGCATCTGATCTACAGCTACTCGCCGTCGCTGCTGTCGAACCTGTCGCATCTAAAAGTGCTGGTGAACGGCGAAGTGGCCGCGACGCTGCCGCTGCCGCGTGAGCAGGCGGGCACGCTGCTCGCGCGCGACATTCCGCTCGATCCGCGCCTCGTCACCGAGTTCAATCACCTGAACGTCCAGCTGATCGGCCATTACACGCAAGGCTGTGAAGATCCCGCGAGCAGCGCGTTGTGGGCGACCGTCAGCAACGCGAGCACGCTGGATCTGACGTTCGCGTCGCTGGCGACGAAGCCGGATCTCGGCGCGCTGCCGCTGCCGTTCTTCGACCGGCGCGACATCCGCCGACTCGAGTTGCCGTTCGTGTTTGCCGCGAAGCCGTCGTCGCAATCGCTCGAAGCGGCGGGTGCCGTCGCGTCGTGGTTCGGCTCGCTCGCCGGCTATCGCGGCGCGCTGTTCCCCGCGCAGCTCGACAACGCGCCGCTGTCGGGCAATGCCGTCGTGTTCGCGACCAACGACGAGCGTCCCGCAGGCGTCGCGCTGCCGACCATCAACGGCCCGATGCTCGCGATCGTCGATCGCGAAGCACCCGCGCGCGGCAAGCTGTTGCTCGTGATGGGCCGCGACGCGCGTGAGCTGAAGACTGCGGCGAATGCGCTGTCGCTCGGCGAGGCGGCGCTCTCGGGCACCGTGCAGACGATCACGCACGTCGACGCGCCGCGCGCGCGTCAGCCGTACGACGCGCCGGGCTGGCTGCCGACTGACCGCGCCGTGCGTTTCGGCGAACTGACCGTGCCGAAAGACCTGTCCGTGCGCGGCTACAACCCGGATGTGGTGCGCGTCGATCTGCGCATCGCGCCCGACCTCTTCACGTGGCGCACGAAGGGCGTGCCCGTCGACCTGCGCTACCGCTATACGGTGCGTCCCGCGCCCGATCGTTCCACGCTGAACATCAGCGTCAACAACAACTTCGTGCAGGCGCTGCGCATTCCGGCGGAGTCGTCGTCGATGCTCGATCTCGGCCGCTATCTGAACGGGATGCTGCCGGATCACACGGCTCCCGCATCGAAAGAGATCTACATTCCGCCGCATCTGCTCGCGTCGCAGGCGCAGCTGCGTTTCCACTTCTATTACGACATGCCGAAGACGGGCGAATGCCAGGGGCAGGTGCTCGACAACGTGCGCGGCGAGATCGATCCCGATTCGACGATCGATCTGTCGTCGTTCCCGCATTACATGGCGCTGCCCGATCTGGCCGCGTTCGCGAACAGCGGCTGGCCGTTCACGAAGCTCGCCGATCTGTCGCAGACAGCCGTGATCCTGCCCGTCAACGCGAACCCGAGCGACTACAGCCTGTATCTGACGGTGATGGGCCGCATGGGCGCGTCGACGGCGTATCCCGTGACGGGCGTCACGGTCGCGACGGCCGCCGATGTGCAGCGTCTCACCGGCAAGGATCTGCTCGTGATCGGTGCGCCCGGCCAGCAGCCGCTGCTGGCGACGTGGGAAAAAGACATGCCGTTCGCCGCCGAGGACGACGCGCGGCGCATGCAGTTCTCGAAGGTGTCGTTCCGCATCGCCAACTGGTGGCATGGCAATCGCGGCGGCGTGCGCACGGCGGGACGCGCGGACCTGTCGCTGGTGAATGCATCGGGCGATGCGATCATCACCGGCTTCCAGTCGCCGGTCGAAAAAGGGCGCAGCGTGGTCGCGCTGATTTCGGCGCCCGGCCAGTCGGAAACGGATCTGACCAACGCGATGCTCGATCCCGATCTGGTGCAGGGGATCCAGGGTGGCTTGACGGTCGTGCGCGGGCGGACGCTCGAAGTGGTGTCGAACGGCGACGTGTATTACGTCGGCCATCTGTCGCCCATCGAATACATGCGCTGGGCGCTGTCGGTGCATCCGCTGCTGCTGATGTTCGGCGGGCTGCTGGCCGCGCTGATCATCGCGGCCGTGTTCTACCGGCTGTTGCGCGCCGTCGCCGCGTTCCGGCTGAAGAATTGA
- the bcsA gene encoding UDP-forming cellulose synthase catalytic subunit codes for MSTAPEDILEAVDAEPPGRSRFDRLASHLIDGRIMGSKPVTILLVLFALAALFFVFTVPLEFGEQLTFAVCCFVCALLFRRAKGHYATLVMIMLSVIATGRYMYWRLTETTYWERPLDAAWGLLLVSAEVYAALVLMLGYFQTAWPLRRKPLPLPADRSEWPTVDIFIPTYNEPLSVVKPTVYAAIALDYPKDKLSIHVLDDGRRPEFKAFCEEVGVAWTIRSHNRHAKAGNINEALKITDGEYFAIFDCDHIPTRSFLQVGLGWFLRDRKLSMLQTPHHFFSADPFEKNLGTFRKVPNEGELFYGLVQDGNDLWNATFFCGSCALLRRTMVEEIGGIAVETVTEDAHTALKLHRKGYTTAYLAIPQAAGLATESLGGHIGQRIRWARGMTQIFRIDNPLTGRGLSFGQRLCYLNAMMHFFYGIPRLVFLTAPLSFLFFNAHIIQAAAGTIAIFALPHMFHANITNSRMQQKFRHSFWSEVYESVLASYITAPTLLALINPKLGKFNVTAKGGRIEEQYFDWAISRPYLILLALNLIGFVVGCVHIALHYTSHSEVQTTVLNLAWTGYNMLILGASVAAAREQRQVRATHRVAMRIPASLRFSTGRTLTCETVDYAEGGLALQLPAAIQVPLHEKVVVSLFRGHDEFVFPADVTYAVPGRVGLKFAAMTREQELDFVQSTFARADAWTGWAEGREVDTPLKSLSHVMRVGVGGIGGLFEHLYADLRTLRSRREAAANDTKNGK; via the coding sequence ATGAGCACCGCGCCGGAAGACATTCTCGAAGCCGTCGACGCCGAGCCTCCAGGCCGCTCGCGCTTCGACCGGCTCGCTTCGCATCTGATCGACGGGCGCATTATGGGCAGCAAGCCCGTCACGATCCTGCTGGTACTGTTCGCGCTGGCGGCGCTGTTCTTCGTGTTCACGGTGCCGCTCGAGTTCGGCGAGCAGCTCACGTTCGCCGTCTGCTGCTTCGTCTGTGCGCTGCTGTTCCGGCGCGCCAAAGGCCATTACGCGACGCTCGTGATGATCATGCTGTCGGTGATCGCGACGGGCCGCTATATGTACTGGCGTCTGACGGAGACCACTTACTGGGAACGCCCGCTCGATGCCGCGTGGGGCCTGCTGCTGGTGTCGGCGGAAGTGTACGCGGCGCTGGTGCTGATGCTCGGCTACTTCCAGACGGCCTGGCCGCTGCGGCGCAAGCCGTTGCCGCTGCCCGCCGACCGCAGCGAATGGCCGACCGTCGACATCTTCATTCCGACCTACAACGAGCCGCTCTCGGTCGTGAAGCCGACCGTGTATGCCGCGATCGCGCTCGACTATCCGAAGGACAAGCTGTCCATTCACGTGCTCGACGACGGACGCCGTCCCGAGTTCAAGGCGTTCTGCGAGGAAGTGGGCGTCGCGTGGACGATCCGCTCGCACAACCGTCACGCGAAGGCGGGCAACATCAACGAAGCGCTGAAGATCACCGACGGCGAATATTTCGCGATCTTCGACTGCGATCACATCCCGACGCGCTCGTTCCTGCAAGTGGGCCTCGGCTGGTTCCTGCGCGACAGGAAGCTGTCGATGCTGCAGACGCCGCACCATTTCTTCTCCGCCGATCCGTTCGAAAAGAATCTCGGCACCTTCCGCAAGGTGCCGAACGAGGGCGAGCTGTTCTATGGTCTCGTGCAGGACGGCAACGACTTGTGGAACGCGACGTTCTTCTGCGGCTCATGTGCGCTCTTGCGCCGGACGATGGTCGAAGAGATCGGCGGCATCGCCGTCGAAACCGTGACGGAAGACGCGCACACCGCGCTCAAGCTGCATCGCAAAGGCTACACGACCGCGTATCTGGCGATACCGCAAGCCGCGGGTCTCGCGACGGAAAGTCTCGGCGGCCACATCGGCCAGCGCATTCGATGGGCGCGCGGCATGACGCAGATCTTCCGCATCGACAATCCGCTCACGGGGCGCGGGCTGTCGTTCGGCCAGCGGCTCTGCTATCTGAACGCGATGATGCACTTCTTCTACGGCATCCCGCGTCTCGTGTTCCTGACGGCGCCGCTGTCGTTCCTGTTCTTCAACGCGCACATCATCCAGGCGGCGGCGGGCACGATCGCGATCTTCGCGCTGCCGCATATGTTCCACGCGAACATCACGAACTCGCGGATGCAGCAGAAGTTTCGCCATTCGTTCTGGTCCGAGGTGTACGAGTCGGTGCTCGCGTCGTACATCACGGCGCCGACGCTGCTCGCGCTGATCAACCCGAAGCTCGGCAAGTTCAACGTGACGGCGAAGGGCGGGCGGATCGAAGAGCAGTACTTCGACTGGGCCATTTCGCGTCCGTATCTGATTTTGCTGGCGCTGAACCTGATCGGCTTCGTCGTCGGGTGCGTGCATATCGCGCTGCATTACACCTCGCACAGCGAAGTGCAGACGACGGTGCTGAACCTCGCGTGGACGGGCTACAACATGCTGATCCTCGGCGCGAGCGTCGCGGCTGCGCGCGAGCAGCGCCAGGTGCGCGCGACGCATCGCGTCGCGATGCGCATTCCGGCATCGCTGCGCTTTTCGACGGGGCGCACGCTGACCTGCGAAACGGTCGACTACGCGGAGGGCGGCCTCGCGCTGCAACTGCCTGCCGCGATCCAGGTGCCGCTTCATGAGAAGGTGGTCGTGTCGCTGTTTCGCGGCCACGACGAGTTCGTGTTTCCCGCTGATGTCACGTACGCGGTGCCGGGCCGCGTCGGCCTGAAGTTCGCGGCAATGACGCGCGAGCAGGAACTCGACTTCGTGCAGAGCACGTTCGCGCGCGCCGATGCCTGGACGGGCTGGGCGGAAGGGCGCGAAGTCGACACGCCGCTCAAGAGTCTCTCGCATGTGATGCGCGTCGGTGTGGGCGGCATCGGCGGACTATTCGAACATCTGTATGCCGACCTGCGCACGCTGCGCAGCCGGCGCGAGGCCGCAGCAAACGACACGAAGAACGGAAAATAA